A region from the Paludicola sp. MB14-C6 genome encodes:
- a CDS encoding DJ-1/PfpI family protein, giving the protein MKKLFKRFIGFTLCLCLMVSIVCMVGVSDARANAATTQKKVLLIIASKDYEDIELYEPMAILKANGAKVSIASTVTTTAIGSQGRKITPNVKISSVNPTDYDAFAVIGGTGVIGELWDNPDLRVLLQQANEQNKIIAAICAAPPILAKAGLLKGKSATMFPWNEGIMQLTNNGANYVNEEVVVDGNIITGKNPAASKSFGLALCDALKIRKFQKNVLIVIPSKDYEDEELSTSKALLELNGVKVTMTSTVSSATGANGSKYTTDLLISNAVAANYDAIVVIGQTNGDNTLWNSKELLKLLQDAYRQNKIVAAICDSSSNLDKNCLLNNNKGAIFSYNNFIRQLIKSWSRCGSKEVTVIGNIIIGRDRECSTEFGLKICEALKILGR; this is encoded by the coding sequence ATGAAAAAATTGTTTAAAAGGTTTATTGGTTTTACATTATGTTTGTGCTTGATGGTAAGTATAGTTTGCATGGTAGGAGTATCAGATGCTCGAGCGAATGCAGCTACAACACAAAAAAAGGTGCTATTAATAATTGCATCAAAGGATTATGAAGATATTGAGCTATACGAACCAATGGCAATATTGAAAGCAAACGGCGCTAAGGTATCTATAGCTAGTACTGTAACAACAACTGCAATTGGCTCACAAGGAAGGAAGATTACTCCTAATGTTAAAATTTCAAGTGTTAATCCAACAGACTATGATGCATTTGCTGTAATAGGCGGAACAGGAGTAATTGGTGAGCTTTGGGATAACCCAGATCTCAGAGTATTATTACAGCAAGCTAATGAGCAGAATAAGATTATAGCAGCGATATGTGCTGCACCCCCTATTTTAGCAAAAGCTGGATTGCTGAAGGGAAAAAGTGCAACTATGTTTCCCTGGAACGAGGGGATTATGCAGCTTACAAATAATGGGGCAAATTATGTTAATGAAGAAGTTGTTGTAGATGGAAATATCATTACAGGTAAAAATCCTGCTGCTTCAAAAAGTTTTGGTTTAGCTCTTTGCGATGCTCTAAAAATTCGTAAGTTTCAGAAAAATGTACTTATTGTTATACCATCAAAAGATTATGAGGATGAAGAGCTTTCAACTTCCAAAGCATTACTTGAACTGAATGGTGTAAAGGTAACCATGACAAGCACAGTCTCTTCTGCAACTGGTGCAAATGGTTCAAAATATACTACTGATTTACTAATTTCAAACGCTGTTGCAGCTAATTATGATGCTATTGTAGTAATAGGACAAACAAATGGTGACAATACTTTATGGAATAGCAAAGAGTTATTAAAGTTGCTACAAGATGCATATAGGCAAAACAAGATTGTTGCTGCTATATGTGACTCTTCTTCTAATTTAGATAAAAATTGCTTATTAAACAATAACAAAGGAGCTATATTCTCTTATAATAATTTTATTAGACAATTGATTAAAAGTTGGTCTAGATGTGGAAGTAAGGAAGTTACTGTTATAGGTAATATTATTATAGGTAGAGATCGTGAATGTTCTACTGAGTTTGGATTAAAGATATGTGAAGCATTGAAAATTTTAGGCAGATAA